The following DNA comes from Tunturibacter psychrotolerans.
GTTTCGAGTTTGGGTTCGCTCGCAGCCTGAATCTTATGGGAGATCTCGGTTTCTCGGCTGGCGTCGTCTGCCCTGCCTAGCGACCGGTACGCTTGTCCCAGAAGACTATGAGTTATGTAGTTACTCGAGTCCATCTTTTCAGCCCGTTCCAGATACATCAACGCGCTTGCAGGATCTTGCCGCTTCAGCAGAACCTTTCCCAGCAGAATATACGGTCCCGTCGAATTCGGTTCCAGAAGCAAAGCACGTTGTAAGGATTGTTGCGCCTTCGTATAGTCGCCGGCGCGGCTATAAGCGTCCCCCAGCCGGTCATAGATACTGCCGTCCAGCGGATTGCGCACCCGTTCCTTCTCAAACTCCGCAATAGCTACGTCCAGATGTTCGCCCGCGAGTGCGACCTCACCAAGCAGAGAGTGAGCAAGCGGCAACTGCGGGTCCAACTCCAGCGCCTTCGTAGCGAACTGCTGAGCCACTGGCAGATAATCCCGACGCAACAGCATTCGAGCGGCGAGAAGATACGCCGGCGCCGAATCAACCGGAAATCCGTACTGCGTCGCAAACGCCCCGCGCGCCTTGTCGTATTGATTGGTATCGAGATAACAAAGTGCGAGCACATAGTTTGGATCGATCTTCGTCTGCAAGTTCCAGTTCGAAGCGGACTCGAGCAAAGGAATCGCATCCGCCGGCCGTCCCATTCGAAATAACGTCAGCCCACGTAGCTGCGCCGATTCTTGATCGTGAGGGTCCTGTTTCAGAGCACTCGTGAACGCAACATCCGCATCAGTAAAGTCATTCTCTGAGTACAGCGCAAGACCACGCAGCCGATTCACTCCTGCAGCCACCGGCTGTTTCACAGCCAATGCGTCCAATTGCTTCAGGGCATCGTCAGAACGTCCCCGATCAATCATCGCTCGCAACTGCGTCAGATTCGACGAAGCGTCGGCAGAAGCAGTTCCTGGCGCGGAGACCGCTGCATCTGGCGTCAGCGTTGTAGGTGCATTTGATGTCGAGGACTGCGCAAATCCAAGTGATAGGGACAGCACCGCCGGAAGGAACAGAAAGCGAAGTAAAGCCACTTTGAACGGACTGCACATAGAAGATCTGGACCGAGTGTAACTCAAATAAAAAGAGAGGAGCCGTAGCTCCCCCCTCTTCGTAAGCAGCCTACCTAGAACGTTACTCTAGCGGTAAACGCAAGTTGACGCGGACTCGAAGCTCCAACAGGTCCTATACCGTTACCTCCGATACCATTGGTGATGTTAGCGGGGCTATCGATGTTGAGACTGTTAGAGTTGCCATTCGGGGTGCCAGAGCTAATGTAGTTGAATACATTGAACGCATCCATGCGAAACACTGCAGCGATGCTCTCTTTAATCGGGAAGGTCTTCTGCACTGCCAGATCGGTATTGAAGAAATGCGGGCCAAAGTTGCTATTGCGTCCGGTGTTCCCGATCTGATCGAGAGCAGGGCAGGTAAACCCTCCAGAAGAGGACCCCGTCGCCGGGCAGAGAGCGGCGAAGCCTGGGAAGTATGGCCTGGAGTGAGTGACCGGGTTGAAAGAACCCTGCTTCGGATTGAAGCCGCCCGGGTTTCCGTTTGGATAGCAGGGAGCCGCCGTTGGGTGACCGCTGTTATCTCCTATCCCAGTTCCTCCAACAGAGGAAGCGCAGTTTGACATGGAGAGGCTATAGGGAAGACCGCTTGAGATGTTTAGAACAGGACTCAGCTGCCATCCTCCAACAATCTCATCCACTAGTCGTGATGAGTGAGAAAGCAAGAGCTTATTGCGACCTACCGGTAGCTCGTAAAGACCATAGATCACAAACTGTTGTTCACGAATCGAATCGTCGCGGCCATAAGCAGCCGCTTTCAACCACGTAGCGTAACTGTTGTTGTAGTTGAATCCACGCTGCCATGCGTAATTCGCCGTAAACGACAGCCCACGAGAGATCTGTTTGGCGACTGTTACCTGCAACGCATTGAAATGAGTATTCTGGTTGTCTCCGTAATAGGTAATCGGTTGATTCCATCCACAAGCCCCTGGAGCAAGAGCTTCGCCGGTAGGCTGAGAATAGTTTGGATCCTGGCAGGCCGGAAGCCCCCCCCCGTAATAGCGTTCTAGGAACTTCTGCGTAGATACCGCGCCTGTTGCAGGGTTGATCACTTTTTGAATTGCGGGCACGTTGGGAAGTACGGGACCAACCTGTCCAGCTACTGTACAAAATGGCCCAGCCGGCCAGCACTGACCGCCATTCGGATCGTAGTGAAGCGGAGTACCCGTCACGCTGTCTGAAGCAGGAAGGAAAATCCCTGGCTCATTAGGATTCGTGTTATTGGTATCGCCCGCACTTAACGTGTTCGTTCCCTTGTTGCCGACGTAGGCCATAGTCAACGATAAGGTAGGAGTAATAGATTGCTGAACGCTCAAATTCCATGCGTCGAGCGTTGGCAGCTTCAACGGATTAGGACGTGCCTTGGTATTTACTAAAGAGCCAGGATTGGGAAGAAGCCCGTTGGAGGGAACCGTGACCGTTTGATTCGGCACTGGTCCAGTTGCAAGATCGAAAGGTTTGGCATAGCTCGAAGCGTTCGATCCTGACGCTGTGATCGCCTGGTTTGCAAGAACTGGAAGATTCTGAGTAACAACGTGGCCAAAGATCGAGCCGAATACCCCGAGGTCAAAGCTTCGACCATAACCAGCACGCACAACGGTTTTATCCGTCGCTTGGTACGCTAATCCAACACGCGGATTCCAGGTATTCTTCCCAGCTGCCCACCCCATGTTAGTTGGCACATTGCCAACTCCCGCTACGTGCAGATAGCCTGTCGTGAGGTCCAGCAACGCGCCATTGCCGTCTCCATTGACCACTTCAGGGAAGTACAGCTCGTACCGCACTCCTAAGTTGAGCGTAAGCTTTGGTGTCGCTCGCCAAGTATCCTGTGCGTAGAAGAACGTGCGCTTCTGGAACTCCTTCGCGTTGGTTGAAGTACTGACGTACCGATTGAAGGTGTTGACGTCCCCCTTTACAAAGGACGCAATGCCTAGACCGGGGGTAGAGCCGTCCGCCGGAGCAGTGGCATTTCCGTTGAAATTGAACAATCCAGTCCGATCCACGTCGCTCGGTACGCGAAGATTGCGCGCATAGCGCAGATCAACACCGAACTTCACCGCGTGGTTGCGTATCGTCTTCGTCCAGTTGTTAACAATCTGATACTGGTCTTCTTTCTCAATCAACGGACAATTGCAGCGATTGATGTTGAGACCGGCACCCCACTCAGTCTGGGTGTTGGTATTGAATGTATTGATCTGGAAGCCTGGAAGCCCGCTGGTAATCGGGTCCGCCGTATTCAGACCGCCGAATCCAAGGTCAGCAGCCGCTGTCGTTCCGGCGTCGAACTTCTGGTCGTTGATGTTATAGCGATAGTATCCGAGACGGAAATCGGTCACCAAAGTCGAGTTGACTGCTATGTCCATACCACTGGCCACGCTGTCATTTGCACCGGCGGAATTGCCGCCATAGCCACCCAGCCCGAATCCCGGACCGCCCGCCGCTCCAAGAAGCAGGGTCCCCGTCAGAGTATCGGTGAACCGGCTGAACCGGACGAACGCATGCGCCTTCTGTGTAATCTGCCCGTCAAGGCGCACATCCCACTGATCGCTGTTGAAGATACCCGTTCCACCCTGGACATAGGTATCAAGCAAACCACTAGCTCCAATCTTGTTCGGAGCAAATTGAGAAATCGCCTTGATGTAGTTCAACGCAGGAGTAGACAGATCGCTTTGGGGAATGATGTCGCCTTGATACTCCACGACCCCTTGAGCAGTCTGATGGTAGACGGGATAATTCAGCTTTAGAGCTGGGTTATTGAATTCGCTAAAATTGCATCCATTCCCGCTCAAGCAGGACGAGGTAACCAGCGAAGTCGGAACGATGGTAGAAGAAGTGGTTCCTACTTTCTGACGCGCTCCTTGATAGTCGCCAAAGAAGAAAAATTTATCCTTCCAAATCGGGCCGCCAATCGAACCCCCGAACAGATTCTTGAGCCCTGGAGGTATAGAACTTCCTGCCTGCCCTCCCGCCGCCGGAAATTGAGTGTAGGGGTCCTTCGCAAGGTTTGCAGTACTGATGCGATAGTCAAAGGCCGAGCCATGGAATTTATTCGAGCCGGATTTCGTCTGCGCAGTTACAACCGAGGAAACTGCCTTGCCAAACTCCGCATCGAAATTTTGC
Coding sequences within:
- a CDS encoding tetratricopeptide repeat protein, whose translation is MALLRFLFLPAVLSLSLGFAQSSTSNAPTTLTPDAAVSAPGTASADASSNLTQLRAMIDRGRSDDALKQLDALAVKQPVAAGVNRLRGLALYSENDFTDADVAFTSALKQDPHDQESAQLRGLTLFRMGRPADAIPLLESASNWNLQTKIDPNYVLALCYLDTNQYDKARGAFATQYGFPVDSAPAYLLAARMLLRRDYLPVAQQFATKALELDPQLPLAHSLLGEVALAGEHLDVAIAEFEKERVRNPLDGSIYDRLGDAYSRAGDYTKAQQSLQRALLLEPNSTGPYILLGKVLLKRQDPASALMYLERAEKMDSSNYITHSLLGQAYRSLGRADDASRETEISHKIQAASEPKLETLH
- a CDS encoding TonB-dependent receptor — its product is MRFVTRVTVGLLFAVCLLAFSPVAYGQAVYGSIFGSVVDTTGAAVPGATVTVTDSAKGTSVTATSNASGEFTIEHLIPDLYDVTVAAQGFKGFEQKGIQLFADTSTKVVASMTVGGSDQTVEVDADSVPQLKTDRADVSTIFGTKDISDLPVGQRNFTNLQLLLPGAQLLGWSHAPDENPQGSAQIQVDGQAFGGVAFMLDGTDNQDPILGIIVVNPNLDSLSETKITTQNFDAEFGKAVSSVVTAQTKSGSNKFHGSAFDYRISTANLAKDPYTQFPAAGGQAGSSIPPGLKNLFGGSIGGPIWKDKFFFFGDYQGARQKVGTTSSTIVPTSLVTSSCLSGNGCNFSEFNNPALKLNYPVYHQTAQGVVEYQGDIIPQSDLSTPALNYIKAISQFAPNKIGASGLLDTYVQGGTGIFNSDQWDVRLDGQITQKAHAFVRFSRFTDTLTGTLLLGAAGGPGFGLGGYGGNSAGANDSVASGMDIAVNSTLVTDFRLGYYRYNINDQKFDAGTTAAADLGFGGLNTADPITSGLPGFQINTFNTNTQTEWGAGLNINRCNCPLIEKEDQYQIVNNWTKTIRNHAVKFGVDLRYARNLRVPSDVDRTGLFNFNGNATAPADGSTPGLGIASFVKGDVNTFNRYVSTSTNAKEFQKRTFFYAQDTWRATPKLTLNLGVRYELYFPEVVNGDGNGALLDLTTGYLHVAGVGNVPTNMGWAAGKNTWNPRVGLAYQATDKTVVRAGYGRSFDLGVFGSIFGHVVTQNLPVLANQAITASGSNASSYAKPFDLATGPVPNQTVTVPSNGLLPNPGSLVNTKARPNPLKLPTLDAWNLSVQQSITPTLSLTMAYVGNKGTNTLSAGDTNNTNPNEPGIFLPASDSVTGTPLHYDPNGGQCWPAGPFCTVAGQVGPVLPNVPAIQKVINPATGAVSTQKFLERYYGGGLPACQDPNYSQPTGEALAPGACGWNQPITYYGDNQNTHFNALQVTVAKQISRGLSFTANYAWQRGFNYNNSYATWLKAAAYGRDDSIREQQFVIYGLYELPVGRNKLLLSHSSRLVDEIVGGWQLSPVLNISSGLPYSLSMSNCASSVGGTGIGDNSGHPTAAPCYPNGNPGGFNPKQGSFNPVTHSRPYFPGFAALCPATGSSSGGFTCPALDQIGNTGRNSNFGPHFFNTDLAVQKTFPIKESIAAVFRMDAFNVFNYISSGTPNGNSNSLNIDSPANITNGIGGNGIGPVGASSPRQLAFTARVTF